ATTCCTGTATGTCTATTGTTTCGGTGTGAGGTTGAGGGACGGAAGTGAATTTACGATAGTTATCCACAAATGTTATGAGGTGCTCGGAGGTATTATGAATGGTCTGTACCGCTTGGCGAGTAACCTCGTCATGTCCCTCTGGATTATTTAGTAACGTTTCTGAGATGGAGCGAATAGGAGCGATAGAGTTCATAATCTCATGGGTCATTACCCTAATAAGAGAGATCCATGAGTCCGTTTCACGTTCCTCCAGTTCGCTATTGATGTCATTGAGTGTAATGATTATAGCGGTCTCGTACGCTAATTCAGTTGTGTTCTTCTCAACGACTAGTTCTTGAATTTCCTTTTCAGTTTGGATACTGACGCTATTACTCTCATTCTCCTTCATCTCTACTATGGTAGAGTATAGCTCAGGGTACACTTGTCTGATGCGGTGGAGGTGGGTAACGACTGGAAGGGATAGGTAGGATAGTGCAGAGTGGTTAATGAATCGGATCGTGCCTTCAGGTGAAGTGATGATAATCCCTGTAGGGACCTGCTCAATGATTTGTGCAAGAAAGCGTTCGTGGTCCCGTACCTCATCTTGTGTGCGTTGGATCAGCTCCTTGATTTTATTGAGAGTATGATTGAAGTCCTTATTACGTTCGGAGCCACTGCTTTCCTTGAAGTAAAAGGAGTGGTCGCTATTTTCTATAGCTTTTAGGATCGTTATAATGTTTTGTTGAGACTTTTTGAGTGCCAAATAGCTCTTGATCATGAAGAGAATAGCGACCGTTCCACACAACAATGCCACCCACGTAGCTCCTTGGGTGGCAAGGAAGATACCTGCGATAGTAAGGAGTATGCTAATAATTGTATAACTCTTCATATATTATATATCTTTTTAGGGTGGCACGAAGTGCCATCATGTAGAACAAATATAGTGAGATTTTAATTACTATTTTAGGAATAACATGCAGGTATTCCTAAAAGGTTTTAATGTCACTTATGTAGGATTGAGTGATATTGATCGAAAAACAGATTCCAACGAGAGTGAAGGACATTATAGAGCTATTGCATTCAGATTTCGGATTCTAGTTTTGCCCCTTATCATTATTATTAAGAATCCAGTGAAAAAGTATGAATAGAGATAGAAGAGATAGATATATATGTCTTAATAAAAGCGAGGGTGAAAGCATCGCACCTCACCCTCGCAACAATAGACATAGACTCTTTTTTACACTAATCTTTTCTACTCTATGAAAATCATATCACTCTCTGTGTCGGCTTACTCTTCAGTGAGGTACTTTGTTGGGTTCTGATTGGCTGTAAAGTAGCAGTAGATCGCCATGATTAGGCAGGTTGCTACTAATACCCCTAGCCCTATGAGTATGAAATATAGGGGTGATAGGCTGACTTGCTCAGATTGTGTTTCGACCCATGAACGAATGGCAATAAATGCTATGGCCAATCCTAATGTAGTAGATAGGATACCAATCCTGAGGTATCTCGTAATGAATAGCTTCAGTATAGCTCCGAAGGATGCACCATTGACCTTGCGGATAGCTATCTCTTTGCGCCGTCTGGTTACTTCCTCCTCAGTGTATCCTATGATGCCAATGAGTGCGATAATGATGGCAATTGTAGCTCCGAATAGAGTATAATGTCCAAGGTTCTGAATGCCATTAAAGAGATTTCGCATTTCTCTTTCAAGAGAAATTAATTCTGTATCCCCAAAAATGGAGTATTCATTGATGATATCGGTAACTTTCTTCACACTTTCTGGCTCAGAATCTTTAATCCGAATGAGCATGATCTCACAGAAACGGTACCAAGCACCTCCAGCGATGACTACGCTCTCATCACTCAAAAATACTTTTCCAAACCTATTGGTCTTAAAGTCCTTACATACCCCTATGATGGTCATCGGGTTGCTGTGACTAGTGATATTGATTTCCTTACCGATAACTCCATCCGTCCATCCAAAGTCTTCTACTAGATGATGAGCAAAGGTCTCATTAACGATAGCATTCTTGCTGTGGCATGCTGCTGTGTCAAAGCCTTCTCCTTCTACAATAGGAATCTTAAATAGATCGAAGTAGTATTCGTCGCACCAGAAGTAATCCGATACGTTTCTTATCTCTTTGCCACTATCATCGAATAGATTATCACCACTTTGATATTTGTCTATTGGCGTTACTGATGCGAGCGAAACGCTCTCAACCTCGGGAAGGTTACGAAGAACCTCCACGCTATTCTTAATCCCTAAGCTGTCAATAGAGGCGGTGGAAACGCCATACACATTTTGCACATCATATCCCTTATCTAGACGTAGCATGTGGTTGTATTGCTTGTGTACGAAGTAAACGGTACAGAGTAGGAACGTAACGCCGAGTCCTTCAAGGAATAGAAGACCTATTTTCCATCGTCTGTTAGACTGCTGATGATTTCTGATGGTATTCATTAAGGGTTGCTTGGCGATAATTCGCCCTGGTCCCATACTGATGATAAGTCCTGAGACGAATAGTACTCCTAGCATTACTAATGCTGTGGTGGGTGTCAACATCGCTTCTAAAGGTGTATTAAGCATATCACCTATGGTCTTTTTGAAAATCAAGACAAATAGGATACCAGCCAAGAGAGCGAAAAAGAGGTGGGTGATGGTATCTGCTAAGATACCTTTCATGATATCTGACTTCTTCGCACCTAAGCTTTTCCGAATGCCAGTATTTCTGCTACTATTGATGATGGAGGTTATGCGTAGCAGTAAGTAGTTGAATAGTGACATAAGTAGGACTACAATACCTATGATGGCTACTAAGGATAGAGTCGTAGAGACTATATTGTCTTGAAAATGAAGTGACCTTATGGGAAATGGCGTATAAGTCCAGAATGCATTGTATTCTTCTTTTATCTTATCGATATCTTGATATTTCTGTTGCATCCTATAGATGGATTCTTTTATATCCTCTGGATTAGTCCCTTTTGTGAGCTTTATTAGACCAGTGTATCTATCATTGCCTAACCAGTTTTCTGAGCCATCCCAAGTGAAGTTCCCGATAGATGGCATCGAAATAATAATATCCATATCAAAGCTAGAGTTACTTGGTAGTGCCTTAAATACCCCGCCGACAGTGAGATATTTGCCAGGGAAATCTTTGAACTGAATTTGCTTCCCTATGACTTCACCATCAATCTTATCAGCTACCTCATCGCTAATCATACAGTACATAGACTGAGTGAGTATCTTTTTGGGGTCTCCTGATATGATGTCAGTAGTGATGAGGTCAAAAAAGTATTCATCTGCAAGGACAGCTGTATTAAAGGAGATACCACTCTTTTGGTCTGTGAAGATTTTAGAGTCGCCTGTGATACTCGTCCAGCGGGTAGCCACCTCTACCTGAGGGATCTCTTTTTTCATACTCGGTGCTACAGCACCAGATATGCCCATATACTCTTTTGTTTCGCCTCCATTTATAGAGCCGCCGGTGGTTTTCAAGAAGAATACACG
This genomic window from Porphyromonadaceae bacterium W3.11 contains:
- a CDS encoding ABC transporter permease, producing the protein MNEFKFAIRRFFKGGRLNIIKIISLGLGFAISFILLAKVAYELSYDDYIKDSDRVFFLKTTGGSINGGETKEYMGISGAVAPSMKKEIPQVEVATRWTSITGDSKIFTDQKSGISFNTAVLADEYFFDLITTDIISGDPKKILTQSMYCMISDEVADKIDGEVIGKQIQFKDFPGKYLTVGGVFKALPSNSSFDMDIIISMPSIGNFTWDGSENWLGNDRYTGLIKLTKGTNPEDIKESIYRMQQKYQDIDKIKEEYNAFWTYTPFPIRSLHFQDNIVSTTLSLVAIIGIVVLLMSLFNYLLLRITSIINSSRNTGIRKSLGAKKSDIMKGILADTITHLFFALLAGILFVLIFKKTIGDMLNTPLEAMLTPTTALVMLGVLFVSGLIISMGPGRIIAKQPLMNTIRNHQQSNRRWKIGLLFLEGLGVTFLLCTVYFVHKQYNHMLRLDKGYDVQNVYGVSTASIDSLGIKNSVEVLRNLPEVESVSLASVTPIDKYQSGDNLFDDSGKEIRNVSDYFWCDEYYFDLFKIPIVEGEGFDTAACHSKNAIVNETFAHHLVEDFGWTDGVIGKEINITSHSNPMTIIGVCKDFKTNRFGKVFLSDESVVIAGGAWYRFCEIMLIRIKDSEPESVKKVTDIINEYSIFGDTELISLEREMRNLFNGIQNLGHYTLFGATIAIIIALIGIIGYTEEEVTRRRKEIAIRKVNGASFGAILKLFITRYLRIGILSTTLGLAIAFIAIRSWVETQSEQVSLSPLYFILIGLGVLVATCLIMAIYCYFTANQNPTKYLTEE
- a CDS encoding ATP-binding protein, which produces MKSYTIISILLTIAGIFLATQGATWVALLCGTVAILFMIKSYLALKKSQQNIITILKAIENSDHSFYFKESSGSERNKDFNHTLNKIKELIQRTQDEVRDHERFLAQIIEQVPTGIIITSPEGTIRFINHSALSYLSLPVVTHLHRIRQVYPELYSTIVEMKENESNSVSIQTEKEIQELVVEKNTTELAYETAIIITLNDINSELEERETDSWISLIRVMTHEIMNSIAPIRSISETLLNNPEGHDEVTRQAVQTIHNTSEHLITFVDNYRKFTSVPQPHTETIDIQELLNQATLLIQEEVLKKEIKLSVHLNQDIQQIEADRSLLMQVLQNILKNAAEATEDGGEIIISSDHTNNKRPLLKIYNSGAPIPEEIKEYIFIPFFTTKENGNGIGLSLSRYIMRLHGGNLRYNAQPHGNTFTLEF